Proteins found in one Oncorhynchus mykiss isolate Arlee chromosome 3, USDA_OmykA_1.1, whole genome shotgun sequence genomic segment:
- the LOC110510190 gene encoding apolipoprotein A-I: protein MKVLAVLAIAILSGCHANLFYADEPKPQLEQLTDAFWDYVAKATKTADDTVQMIRKSQLGQDVNDRITESADVASQYAVSLQEQLPPAAKDLMTKITQEAEVLRERLEQDLGSVKGKLEPYAEEMKTQVQQRVEQLKQDLAPYAESLDSETLRATLLQKSEELKGSLEQSVKELQSQLGPYTDELKQKVDLHLQDFQKRVAPLTENLQSELTTRAQMVQQSLAPYAEDLKDKLDPYAQDLKAQLTALYQAFTNTN, encoded by the exons ATGAAGGTGTTGGCGGTGCTTGCAATTGCTATACTCTCTG GTTGCCATGCTAACCTATTCTATGCCGATGAGCCCAAGCCACAGCTGGAGCAGCTGACAGATGCCTTCTGGGACTACGTCGCCAAGGCAACAAAAACTGCCGATGACACGGTCCAGATGATCAGGAAGTCTCAGTTGGGACAGGATGTCAA tGACCGCATCACAGAGAGCGCTGACGTGGCCAGCCAATACGCAGTCTCCCTTCAGGAGCAGCTTCCTCCTGCAGCCAAGGACCTGATGACCAAGATTACCCAGGAGGCTGAGGTGCTGAGAGAGCGTCTGGAGCAGGACCTGGGCAGTGTCAAGGGGAAACTGGAGCCCTACGCAGAGGAGATGAAGACACAAGTCCAGCAGAGAGTGGAGCAGCTGAAACAGGATCTGGCTCCCTATGCAGAGTCCCTGGACTCCGAGACCCTGAGGGCCACCCTGCTCCAGAAGAGTGAGGAGCTGAAGGGGAGTCTGGAGCAGAGTGTGAAGGAGCTACAGTCCCAGCTGGGTCCCTACACAGATGAGCTGAAGCAGAAAGTGGACCTGCACCTGCAGGACTTCCAGAAGAGAGTGGCCCCCCTGACCGAGAACCTCCAGAGCGAGCTGACCACCAGAGCTCAGATGGTGCAGCAGAGCCTGGCCCCCTATGCTGAGGACCTGAAGGACAAGCTGGACCCCTACGCCCAGGACCTGAAGGCCCAGCTCACCGCCCTCTACCAGGCCTTCACCAACACCAACTAA
- the apoe gene encoding apolipoprotein E isoform X1, whose amino-acid sequence MKAVAIILALAVISGCHARAVRQAEALQNHWEENVERFWTYVSEINSRADGLVENLKASQLGRELDTLITDTMAELTVYREDIQTKLVPYAQDTAALLGQDLQLLTTKLQTDMVDAKERSTQYLGELKTMMEQNADDVHNRVNTYTRKLKKRLNKDTEEIRNTVATYLGEIQSRTSQNMDLVKERVEPFVSQAHDTAAQRLGSFTDLLKNQAQDLSQQVSTQAEGMREQLEATAEDLRTTLEGKIDELSSLIAPYAAKIREQLQTAMDKVKETTV is encoded by the exons ATGAAGGCTGTGGCAATAATCCTTGCTCTGGCAGTCATCTCTG GCTGCCATGCCCGCGCTGTGCGCCAGGCAGAGGCCCTCCAGAACCACTGGGAGGAGAACGTTGAGCGCTTCTGGACCTACGTGTCTGAGATCAACAGCAGAGCCGACGGACTGGTGGAGAACCTCAAAGCCTCCCAGCTCGGCAGAGAACTTGA CACCCTGATCACTGACACCATGGCTGAGCTGACCGTGTACAGGGAGGACATCCAGACCAAGTTGGTGCCCTACGCCCAGGACACAGCCGCCCTGCTGGGCCAGGACTTGCAGCTTCTGACCACCAAGCTCCAGACCGACATGGTTGACGCCAAGGAGCGCAGCACACAGTACCTGGGAGAGCTCAAGACTATGATGGAGCAGAATGCTGATGATGTCCACAACCGCGTCAACACCTACACCCGCAAACTGAAGAAACGCCTtaacaaggacacagaggagatccGCAA CACAGTGGCTACCTACCTGGGAGAAATCCAGTCCCGTACCTCCCAGAACATGGATCTCGTGAAGGAGCGTGTGGAGCCCTTCGTGAGTCAGGCCCACGACACCGCCGCCCAGAGGCTGGGCAGCTTCACTGACCTTCTGAAGAACCAGGCCCAGGACCTGAGCCAGCAGGTCTCCACCCAGGCCGAAGGCATGCGCGAGCAGCTGGAGGCCACCGCCGAGGACCTGCGCACCACCCTGGAGGGCAAGATCGATGAGCTCAGCAGCCTGATCGCCCCCTACGCCGCCAAGATCCGTGAGCAGCTCCAGACCGCCATGGACAAGGTCAAGGAGACCACCGTCTAA
- the apoe gene encoding apolipoprotein E precursor (The RefSeq protein has 4 substitutions compared to this genomic sequence), translating into MKAVAIILALAVISGCHARAVRQAEALPNLWEENVERFWTYVSEINSRADGLVENLKASQLSRELDTLITDTMAELTVYREDIQTKLVPYAQDTAALLGQDLQLLTTKLQTDMVDAKERSTQYLGELKTMMEQNADDVHNRVNTYTRKLKKRLNKDTEEIRNTVATYLGEIQSRTSQNMDLVKERVEPFVSQAHDTAAQRLGSFTDLLKNQAQDLSQQVSTQAEGMREQLEATAEDLRTTLEGKIDELSSLIAPYAAKIREHLQTAMDKVKETTV; encoded by the exons ATGAAGGCTGTGGCAATAATCCTTGCTCTGGCAGTCATCTCTG GCTGCCATGCCCGCGCTGTGCGCCAGGCAGAGGCCCTCCAGAACCACTGGGAGGAGAACGTTGAGCGCTTCTGGACCTACGTGTCTGAGATCAACAGCAGAGCCGACGGACTGGTGGAGAACCTCAAAGCCTCCCAGCTCGGCAGAGAACTTGA CACCCTGATCACTGACACCATGGCTGAGCTGACCGTGTACAGGGAGGACATCCAGACCAAGTTGGTGCCCTACGCCCAGGACACAGCCGCCCTGCTGGGCCAGGACTTGCAGCTTCTGACCACCAAGCTCCAGACCGACATGGTTGACGCCAAGGAGCGCAGCACACAGTACCTGGGAGAGCTCAAGACTATGATGGAGCAGAATGCTGATGATGTCCACAACCGCGTCAACACCTACACCCGCAAACTGAAGAAACGCCTtaacaaggacacagaggagatccGCAA CACAGTGGCTACCTACCTGGGAGAAATCCAGTCCCGTACCTCCCAGAACATGGATCTCGTGAAGGAGCGTGTGGAGCCCTTCGTGAGTCAGGCCCACGACACCGCCGCCCAGAGGCTGGGCAGCTTCACTGACCTTCTGAAGAACCAGGCCCAGGACCTGAGCCAGCAGGTCTCCACCCAGGCCGAAGGCATGCGCGAGCAGCTGGAGGCCACCGCCGAGGACCTGCGCACCACCCTGGAGGGCAAGATCGATGAGCTCAGCAGCCTGATCGCCCCCTACGCCGCCAAGATCCGTGAGCAGCTCCAGACCGCCATGGACAAGGTCAAGGAGACCACCGTCTAA
- the LOC110510206 gene encoding apolipoprotein C-I, whose translation MKLSIAIAVLMLVFAAHTEAQEAEKTIEEHFTTFGNQMKDLSEDLTVKTKDIVEKIGDSEFITKTRTWFTEQFDKMKAKIDETFPKQ comes from the exons ATGAAACTGTCCATTGCCATTGCCGTGTTGATGCTTGTGTTCGCCGCACACACAG aggcTCAGGAGGCTGAGAAGACCATTGAGGAGCATTTCACCACCTTCGGCAATCAGATGAAGGACCTAAGTGAGGACCTGACCGTCAAGACCAAGGACATAGTTGAAAAGATTGGGGACAGCGAGTTCATCACCAAAACcag GACCTGGTTCACTGAGCAGTTTGACAAGATGAAGGCCAAGATCGATGAGACCTTCCCCAAGCAGTAG
- the LOC110510198 gene encoding apolipoprotein A-IV-like: MKVIVVLALAVFTGCHANLFYADEPKPQLEQLTDAFWDYVAKATHTAEDTVQMIRKSQLGQDVNDRITESADVASQYAISLQEQLPSAAKDLMTKITQEAEVLRERLEQDLGSVKGKLEPYAEEMKTQVQQRVEQLKQDLAPYAESLDSETLRATLLQKSDELKGSLEQSVKELQSQLGPYTDELKQKVDLHLQDFQKRVAPLTKNLQSELTTRAQMVQQSLAPYAEDLKDKLDPYAQDLKAQLTALYQAFTNTN; this comes from the exons ATGAAGGTTATTGTGGTGCTCGCACTGGCTGTATTCACTG GCTGTCATGCTAACCTGTTCTACGCTGATGAGCCTAAGCCACAGCTGGAGCAGCTGACAGATGCCTTCTGGGACTACGTTGCCAAGGCAACGCACACGGCCGAAGACACCGTCCAGATGATCAGGAAATCTCAGCTGGGACAGGATGTCAA tGACCGCATCACAGAGAGCGCTGACGTGGCCAGCCAATACGCCATCTCCCTGCAGGAGCAGCTCCCTTCTGCAGCCAAGGACCTGATGACCAAGATTACCCAGGAGGCTGAGGTGCTGAGAGAGCGTCTGGAGCAAGACCTGGGCAGTGTCAAGGGGAAACTGGAACCCTACGCAGAGGAGATGAAGACCCAAGTCCAGCAGAGAGTGGAGCAGCTGAAACAGGATCTGGCTCCCTATGCAGAGTCCCTGGACTCCGAGACCCTGAGGGCCACCCTGCTCCAGAAGAGTGATGAGCTGAAGGGGAGTCTGGAGCAGAGTGTGAAGGAGCTGCAGTCCCAGCTGGGCCCCTACACTGATGAGCTGAAGCAGAAAGTGGACCTGCACCTGCAGGACTTCCAGAAGAGAGTGGCCCCCCTGACCAAGAACCTCCAGAGCGAGCTGACCACCAGAGCTCAGATGGTGCAGCAGAGCCTGGCCCCCTATGCTGAGGACCTGAAGGACAAGCTGGACCCCTACGCCCAGGACCTGAAGGCCCAGCTCACCGCCCTCTACCAGGCCTTCACCAACACCAACTAA